The nucleotide window GGCCGCCACGCAGGCGCACTAGTGGTGCTACTCGATGGCCACTTGGCTGCCTACGCCAGCCGGGGCTTAAAAAACGTGCACATCCCCCAGGAGGTCGACCCGCAGGTGGCCAGCAGTGGATTGGTCGATGAGCAGCAGGCTCGGGAGGAATCCGTACGACGTCGCGTCACCGCGTGGGTCCGCGGGTGTGCGGCACTCATCGACCGCGAACTGCTCAGCCCCTTTAGCGTTGAGAAACTGTGCGGGGAGCCCGCGTTGGCCAGCCCATTGTTGCCTGCGGTGCGTGAGGCTGGTGCGAAGATCAGTCCACGCGGCGTCAGGATTGGGGGTGCGTCCCGTGCCTGAGGGCGATAGCGTCTACCAGCTGGCCCGGCGTCTGCGTTTCGTGGAGGGCTGCGAGGTCACGCACACAAGCATCAGGGTGCCCAACTATGCTGTGGCTTCGTTTGATGGGTCGCGTTGCAGACGGGTGTGGCCATATGGAAAGCACCTGTTTATGCAGTTTGATGAGCAAATTTTGCACACGCACCTCAAGATGGAGGGCACGTGGGCGTTTCACCCTGCGGGCACGCGCTGGAAGAAACCCGGCTACACGGCGAGGGTGGTGCTGAGGCTGCGGTCGCAGGCACTGGCGGCCCGAGGTTTCGACGAGGTCGAGCTGGTGGGCCACAGCCTTGGTTTCGTGAAGGTGTATGACGCCGCGGAGCTTGAGGCACACACGGGGCATTTGGGGCCCGACGTGCTGGGCGCACAGTGGGAGCCCCAGGGGCGTGACGAAGCCGTGCGTCGGGTTCTTGCCCGTCCCGAGCGCAGCGTGGGGGCGGCATTGATGGACCAAACCAATCTCGCGGGAATCGGTAATGAATACCGGGCGGAGATTTGTTTTTTGTGCGGTGTGCATCCGGAAACGACCGTGGCCGCCGTGGGGGAGGCTGGTGTCGACAAGCTGGTGGATACTAGCCGGGCACTGATGTGGGCGAACAAAGACTCCCCGCTGCGGGTGACCACAGGGGTGCGCCGCCCGGGAGAAAACGGCTACGTTTTTGGCCGCTACTCTAAACCCTGTAGGCGGTGCGGGGCGCTCATAGAAAAGTCCACCCTGGGTGGGGATGATCCCCTGGCCCCAGGTGAACTTGAGCGCATTATTTGGTGGTGCCCACGCTGTCAGCCATTGCTGGGCTGAGGTGCCGGTTCGCCCTCTGCCGGTGCAGGCTCGCCCTCGGGCTGTTGCCCTTCGGGGAGCAGTTCGCCTTCAGGTGTGAGCGTGCGATCCCACTGTGACGGGGGAAGTCCGTAGAGGGCCGGATCCCCAGTGCTTTCCATCAGAACCCAGGGGTCGCTGTCGCTGCTGCGCTCGATCGGCAGGTCTTTGTCAGCGGGCAGGTTGTATTCCATCGGGTGCGGGCACAGGTTGAAGGTCGCTGTGGGGACTTCCACAACCCCGATCGCCTTGCCTTCAGCGTCGATACCGACCAGGAACTGTTGCTTGTTGTCAGCACCGTCCTTCGCAACCATTTTGAGCTTGCCGGCATCAATACCCGCAGCGCTGGCGGCTTCTTCACGGGGGGTACCACGGCAAATGATGTGGTATTCGGCGACGTCATCACCGAAGTACTCGGCTGCACTCATGTTTTCCACGCCAGTGCCAGCGTACTTGCCGCTATCGATCTGTTCGGCGAGTGCGCGTTCGGCGTCCTTATCGGTGCCGCTGCCGCATGCGCTGAGCGCCAGCGTAGACAGTGCCACGGTAGCGATAGTTACTGCGCGAGTTACTGCGCGGGTCGCTCGGCGCGCACAGGGGTTGGTGCTGAAAGTCATCTATACGTTCCTTTTTTAGTCGGTGCGGGGCTACTTCTTCGAGCGGTACCAAGTGATCAAGTTGTCAGTGGAGCTATCGCCGGAATCCGCAGCAACCTCACCGGTCACCGCAGGCAGAAGGTCGCCGGCCTGCTTCTTACCGAGCTCCACGCCCCACTGGTCGAAGGAGTTGATGTCCCACAGCACACCTTGAACAAACACAATGTGCTCGTACAAAGCGATCAGTGCACCGAGCACCGCAGGGGT belongs to Corynebacterium argentoratense DSM 44202 and includes:
- a CDS encoding DNA-formamidopyrimidine glycosylase family protein, whose protein sequence is MPEGDSVYQLARRLRFVEGCEVTHTSIRVPNYAVASFDGSRCRRVWPYGKHLFMQFDEQILHTHLKMEGTWAFHPAGTRWKKPGYTARVVLRLRSQALAARGFDEVELVGHSLGFVKVYDAAELEAHTGHLGPDVLGAQWEPQGRDEAVRRVLARPERSVGAALMDQTNLAGIGNEYRAEICFLCGVHPETTVAAVGEAGVDKLVDTSRALMWANKDSPLRVTTGVRRPGENGYVFGRYSKPCRRCGALIEKSTLGGDDPLAPGELERIIWWCPRCQPLLG